GAAAAGAGTTTGGAGCAGTCTCTCAAGCAAAAAGAAGAAATTGATTCTTGGAAACCATCATTGGAGTTGATGCAGGCTAAATCCCTTGTCAAACCAGGGCAAAAGTTGACGAATATTGAGTTGCTGGTGCAGGAGTTGGAAGCCTTATCCGACCCACTGGCATTAAATTTTCCAGAACCGAACCAGACCAGTGTTGCTCAAATGGCTCCCCCCAGCCGCCCTATGCCTCCCCCTCCAGCGGGCAGTGGGCAGGTCATGTTTCCCAATCCCGAAATAATCATCCAACAGCAGGGTGGTGTGCCCCAACGTGGTGCCAGCCCTCAGGTGGGAAATCCTAGCATTTTATCTCCTGCGGTACCTGTGGCTCCGGTACGTTCCCGGGCTGTGCCGCCACCAGTGGGGGATTTGGCCATTTCCAACATCAATGCTTCCTTCGACATGATTGATCTTGGCCAAAGGGGTCAGGTTAACGTACCAAGCTTGGTACTACGGGAGGCCCCAGCAAGGGAAGTTTTGGCTGTGCTAACCCGTTATGCTGGCATGAATCTAATTTTTACCGATAACCAAAACAATGAAGGCACTCCTACCCCAGGTACACCTCCCGGTGGTCAGGTTGCTCCTCCCCAAGCTCAGTCAACCATTACTCTGGACATTCAAAATGAAAGTGTTCAGGACGTTTTTAACTACGTTCTGATGGCCTCAGGGCTAAAAGCTAGTCGTCGGGGTAACACAATTTTCGCTGGGGCTAATCTTTTGCCTTCGGCTCGAAATATTATTACCCGCACTATCCGGTTGAACCAGGCTAGTGCTGAGTCTGTGGCCAGTACTTTGGCTTCTCAGGGTGCGGAAGTTAACATCCTATTTGAAGGTCAGGAAGATGTTCAGTTGGCAGAAAATGCGCCGCCAAGGGTAATTAAGCAGCCTCCTACTCTAGTTCCCTTAACTGTTCAAAAACCAGCCAACGATTCTTCAGTTTTAATTCTGGAAGGGCTAGTGGTTAGCACTGATCCCCGTTTAAACACTGTAACCCTGGTGGGTGAACCCCGTAATGTGGAATTGGCTAGTTCCATGATTACTCAAATGGATGCTCGCCGCCGCCAAGTGGCAGTAAACGTCAAAATTATTGACATCAATCTTAATAATATTCAAGATTATGACAGCAGTTTTTCCTTTGGCATAGGAGATAGTTTCTTTGTCCAAGACAGTGGTTCTGCGGTCATGCGCTTTGGTGACACGGCTCCAGTTCAGGAAATTGATATCAACAATAACCTGGGGCGAATCACTAATCCACCTGCCATTGTTAATCCTTTTCAAGACGGAGAGATTTTCTTTGATCTTAATAGAATAACTAACATTGAAGTGCCTCTTGGCCCAGGGACCATCCCCATAAATTTCTTCACATCAGGTTCTGGAGCCGTTTCCAACAATCCATTGTTTAATGGAGTTACTGAATTTCCAATTGTGGAGGTAGATGAACAAGGTCTGTTAACAATCACCCAACCTGAGTTTGGTTTGCCATCTTTTTATCAATATCCTAAAAAGTTTCAGGCACAAATTGACGCTCAAATACGTAGTGGGAATGCGAAAATTCTCACCGATCCAACTTTGATTGTTCAAGAAGGCGAGGCTGCTCAAGTTAAGTTAACAGAATCTGTTATTGCCAGCGTTGATACGCAAGTTGATACCCAGGGAGATACAGCAGTTAGAACTATTACGCCGGTTCTGGAAGATGTTGGATTAACACTAAATGTCATAGTTGATCGAATTGATGACAATGGCTTTATTACTTTGCGCGTTAATCCAATCGTTGCATCTCCTGCTGGAACACAAGTATTTGATAGTGGTGCTGGCGCCATCAACGAAATAACACTGATAAACAAAAGGGAACTTACTTCCGGTGTAGTTCGGCTGAGGGATGATCAGACATTCATTCTATCTGGCATTATTTCGGAACTTCAACGTTCTACCACAAGTAAAGTTCCAATTCTAGGGGATTTACCGGTGATTGGAGCATTGTTTAGGCAGTCCACAGACACAACAGACCGTTCGGAAGTTATTATTCTCATGACCCCCAAGATCATTCATGATAGTACAGAGGCGCAGTTTGGCTTCCGTTACAATCCTGACGCGGCTACGGCGGAATTCCTGCGGCAGAAAGGATTTCCCGTTCAGGCTCAGCCATAGTTAAATTCCTAGCGGGAGACTAAAGTGTTGACCAGCCGTTCCAGAATGTTAACTCGATAATAGGGTTCACAAATCTGGGATAGCTGGTTTGCTTTTGGTTGATAATTTCTAAACAAGATAATGTTGCCGTAAACGCTTTGAGGGGGGAAAAGTTTATCCAACTCAGATGTTTGCAATTGGCTTAAATCAAAGGTTATTTCTTGGCAATCTGGAGCAAAATCCAATAAAATTCCGGAGCCGTAGCCAAGAGTTTTTAATGATTTAAGAATGTTTAATGTATTTTCAAAGAATTCTGGGGCCCAACCCTTTTGGTTTTGACCTCGGTTGACGCCGCCGCCATATTCAAACATCACTACCGCAGGCAGTAAATAGGATTCTATATTTTCTAGCTGTTTAATTACAGCCCATTCCCAACCTTCAATATCTAGTTTTAGACAGGTGATTTTGTCAATTTTTTCTTGGTCAATTAAACTTTGGAGAGTTAGAGTTTTTACTTTTTTAGCTTGACTAGAAGCTCCAAACCATTGGGGAGAAAGGGAACTGAAATTACTATTGAAAATGCCAGCAAATTTGCCTATATATAGGGTTTGTTCTCCGTTCTGATCCGATAAACACACAGGAAGCAAAGTCAAATTAGGTCTTTCTGCTAATTTTTTTAAAGCCTTCACTGGTAACGGCTCGATCGCCAGACTGGTGAAATTCAACTCAGCAAAAATTTGGCAATAAAAAGCAAAGGTGCCCACCCCCACATCAATGCAAACTCCCTGCCGCTGGGGATCAACTTCCGGTAAAAGCTGGGCTAGGAGAGCTTGGCAACAGGGTTCAACGCGCATAGAAAGGTTTC
The genomic region above belongs to Synechocystis sp. PCC 6803 substr. PCC-P and contains:
- a CDS encoding type IV pilus secretin PilQ yields the protein MKNFRFWLTTEIATCCLLALAPAQAETVSQSNTLDGDLRTAIAGDSSRDWLQFEKSLEQSLKQKEEIDSWKPSLELMQAKSLVKPGQKLTNIELLVQELEALSDPLALNFPEPNQTSVAQMAPPSRPMPPPPAGSGQVMFPNPEIIIQQQGGVPQRGASPQVGNPSILSPAVPVAPVRSRAVPPPVGDLAISNINASFDMIDLGQRGQVNVPSLVLREAPAREVLAVLTRYAGMNLIFTDNQNNEGTPTPGTPPGGQVAPPQAQSTITLDIQNESVQDVFNYVLMASGLKASRRGNTIFAGANLLPSARNIITRTIRLNQASAESVASTLASQGAEVNILFEGQEDVQLAENAPPRVIKQPPTLVPLTVQKPANDSSVLILEGLVVSTDPRLNTVTLVGEPRNVELASSMITQMDARRRQVAVNVKIIDINLNNIQDYDSSFSFGIGDSFFVQDSGSAVMRFGDTAPVQEIDINNNLGRITNPPAIVNPFQDGEIFFDLNRITNIEVPLGPGTIPINFFTSGSGAVSNNPLFNGVTEFPIVEVDEQGLLTITQPEFGLPSFYQYPKKFQAQIDAQIRSGNAKILTDPTLIVQEGEAAQVKLTESVIASVDTQVDTQGDTAVRTITPVLEDVGLTLNVIVDRIDDNGFITLRVNPIVASPAGTQVFDSGAGAINEITLINKRELTSGVVRLRDDQTFILSGIISELQRSTTSKVPILGDLPVIGALFRQSTDTTDRSEVIILMTPKIIHDSTEAQFGFRYNPDAATAEFLRQKGFPVQAQP
- a CDS encoding FkbM family methyltransferase, producing MRVEPCCQALLAQLLPEVDPQRQGVCIDVGVGTFAFYCQIFAELNFTSLAIEPLPVKALKKLAERPNLTLLPVCLSDQNGEQTLYIGKFAGIFNSNFSSLSPQWFGASSQAKKVKTLTLQSLIDQEKIDKITCLKLDIEGWEWAVIKQLENIESYLLPAVVMFEYGGGVNRGQNQKGWAPEFFENTLNILKSLKTLGYGSGILLDFAPDCQEITFDLSQLQTSELDKLFPPQSVYGNIILFRNYQPKANQLSQICEPYYRVNILERLVNTLVSR